Proteins found in one Lysinibacillus fusiformis genomic segment:
- a CDS encoding ABC transporter permease, producing the protein MMGKLLTADFLKIKRKGLWLLTLIGPLGVVALQMVNYGVRKDYLLQQSEDDWGYFILNVHSFTPLALVLGIVILTSFMASIENETNAWKQLIALPVSKLIVYLSKFTLLAILLFLASTLLMLFTLSFGLFLKLGDTVPYMELAKFSYFPAFAALPILALQLWIASVSHNQGIPITVGIFGVIFAYSSYVLPDWMIWKWPSLMNHWNEPIINVLLGVGIGILLYVIGMIDFTRRDVK; encoded by the coding sequence ATGATGGGAAAGCTGTTAACTGCTGATTTCTTAAAAATCAAGCGCAAAGGATTATGGCTTCTAACGCTCATCGGTCCTTTAGGCGTGGTTGCTCTGCAAATGGTCAATTATGGAGTAAGAAAGGATTATCTCTTACAGCAAAGTGAGGATGATTGGGGCTATTTCATACTAAACGTGCATTCATTTACACCACTTGCCCTTGTCTTGGGCATTGTCATTCTCACATCATTCATGGCGAGCATTGAAAATGAAACCAATGCTTGGAAGCAGCTCATCGCATTACCTGTTTCCAAATTAATCGTGTATTTGTCGAAATTTACGCTGTTAGCTATCTTACTATTTTTGGCTTCAACGCTATTAATGCTTTTTACGTTGAGCTTTGGGCTGTTTTTAAAATTAGGTGATACCGTACCTTACATGGAGCTAGCTAAATTTAGTTATTTCCCTGCTTTTGCAGCATTGCCTATCTTGGCTCTTCAATTGTGGATTGCGAGTGTAAGTCATAATCAAGGAATCCCTATAACTGTGGGCATTTTCGGGGTGATTTTTGCCTATTCTTCCTATGTTCTACCTGATTGGATGATATGGAAATGGCCATCATTGATGAACCATTGGAATGAGCCGATAATCAATGTCTTATTAGGCGTAGGAATTGGTATTTTACTCTATGTAATCGGCATGATTGATTTTACAAGAAGGGACGTGAAATAA
- a CDS encoding DUF1540 domain-containing protein gives MAQEILCEVNNCTFWDSGNKCTAEKIYVVSQKGQHASNSEETDCKTFEPETH, from the coding sequence ATGGCACAAGAAATTCTTTGTGAAGTCAATAACTGCACATTTTGGGATTCTGGTAACAAATGCACAGCCGAAAAAATTTATGTTGTCAGCCAAAAGGGACAACATGCTTCCAACAGTGAAGAAACAGACTGTAAAACATTCGAACCTGAAACGCATTAA
- a CDS encoding helix-turn-helix transcriptional regulator, protein MEYSQATQRTIAYIEEQLMEQISLECLPNTAGYSKYHLSRIFKQETGVTIGEYIRIRRLAMAASYLMYSNESILKIAFTLQFQSQEAFTRAFKEVYAVPPGKYRKLMQSLNMLEEENYMETVEQVKGWMLSGANPELYKFHTDDKVFHSGKRSGVLYSTTASANQGQFGTMMQGFQATNYKGKRLKMSCYLKTADATKCGAWMRIDNGTGDTIQFDNMNQRSVTGSTEWNHYSIVLDVPEEGDSIYFGVLLIGSGKVWADGFRFEEVDDKVPSTNMLTQEHLSNHPTNLDFSME, encoded by the coding sequence ATGGAGTATAGTCAGGCAACACAAAGAACTATTGCCTATATCGAGGAGCAATTGATGGAACAAATTTCACTTGAATGTCTTCCTAATACTGCTGGCTATTCGAAGTACCATCTAAGTCGTATTTTTAAGCAAGAAACGGGAGTTACGATTGGTGAATACATTCGTATACGCCGGCTAGCCATGGCTGCGAGTTATTTGATGTACTCTAATGAATCGATATTAAAGATTGCATTTACACTTCAGTTTCAATCACAAGAAGCTTTTACAAGAGCCTTTAAAGAAGTTTATGCTGTACCACCAGGGAAGTACCGAAAATTGATGCAATCACTAAATATGTTGGAGGAGGAAAATTACATGGAAACAGTTGAACAGGTTAAAGGTTGGATGTTGAGTGGAGCGAATCCAGAATTATATAAATTTCATACAGATGACAAGGTGTTTCATTCAGGGAAGCGTTCAGGCGTATTGTATTCCACAACTGCATCAGCAAATCAGGGGCAATTCGGTACGATGATGCAGGGCTTTCAGGCAACTAACTATAAAGGAAAGCGCTTGAAAATGTCATGCTATTTAAAGACGGCAGACGCTACAAAGTGTGGTGCATGGATGCGTATTGACAATGGTACGGGTGATACCATTCAATTTGATAATATGAATCAGCGTTCTGTGACAGGTTCTACTGAATGGAATCACTATTCTATTGTCTTAGACGTACCTGAAGAAGGTGACTCCATTTATTTTGGTGTGTTATTAATTGGTTCGGGTAAGGTATGGGCAGATGGTTTTCGATTTGAGGAGGTTGACGACAAGGTACCCTCTACAAATATGCTTACACAAGAACATTTATCGAATCATCCAACTAATCTAGACTTTAGTATGGAGTAA
- a CDS encoding ABC transporter permease produces MIALLQAEWFKLRKSKMVPIILAGPMIGLFIGLSANLEDNIQGIEINEWYISLFSMNLTYALLFLPLISGVFTSLICRYEHQSGGWKQLLALPVTRGKVFVAKYVLVMLLVLAMQILYLGSVFAVGMVKGYTDPFPIEIVWKSIVGGWVATLPLVALQLWMSIMFKSFAAPFAVNVIFTLPSILAVNSERVGPYYPWAQPFSMMYIGGKTDDVFFVPWEQLLTVVGGGFILFFLGGYYYFQRKAI; encoded by the coding sequence ATGATTGCTTTACTTCAAGCTGAGTGGTTTAAGTTACGTAAATCAAAAATGGTACCGATTATTTTGGCAGGACCCATGATCGGGCTTTTCATTGGTCTATCAGCTAATTTAGAGGACAACATACAGGGGATTGAAATCAATGAATGGTATATTTCTCTGTTTTCGATGAATTTAACATACGCTCTATTATTTTTACCTCTTATTTCAGGTGTTTTTACCAGTCTCATTTGCAGGTATGAACATCAGTCGGGTGGATGGAAGCAGCTTTTAGCACTGCCTGTAACAAGGGGGAAAGTATTTGTAGCCAAATACGTGTTGGTTATGCTGCTTGTTTTGGCGATGCAGATATTGTATTTAGGCTCTGTCTTTGCTGTTGGGATGGTAAAGGGTTACACAGATCCCTTTCCTATAGAAATTGTTTGGAAAAGCATAGTAGGAGGCTGGGTAGCGACATTACCATTAGTAGCCTTGCAATTATGGATGTCCATTATGTTTAAAAGCTTTGCTGCACCGTTTGCTGTTAATGTTATATTTACGTTACCTTCTATTTTAGCGGTGAATTCTGAACGTGTTGGTCCATATTATCCGTGGGCTCAACCGTTTTCAATGATGTATATAGGTGGCAAAACAGATGATGTGTTTTTTGTGCCGTGGGAGCAATTGTTAACAGTTGTAGGGGGTGGATTCATCCTGTTTTTCCTTGGAGGTTATTACTATTTCCAACGCAAAGCCATTTAA
- a CDS encoding erythromycin esterase family protein, translating into MLIRSLQFLTASVLLVALAGCGEGEVVKDASQYTSKIKEINIPDDVKIIGFGEATHGNIEFQTLKKDLFETMIKNENVHVFVLEGDFGGAQQINQFITKGAGTAEEAIKALDYGIYKTEQMVEFVQWMHDYNQTVDEQDKIYFYGNDMQRYDYSKKGLLDYYAKVHADNAQKFTTELEHISNKTMRDLSNSQLKELDRTIDTIINDLQSNKAIYEKKSSKDDFSFAAQYAQIMKQRTQLFLNDGNYMNLRDQYLAENLRWIVEYEATQGHNKVLMSAHNGHIEKTSASMAGYQSMGQYLNEHFKDQYFAIGTDFVKNTFQAQNGSGERKEYTIEHHNALVDAFSDIDSNIFYVDFEAAKQSKELANILSKKQRMGNIGDDFRPWYKLTQMLYTIKMTPEEAYDGLIVVQEATPTKIID; encoded by the coding sequence ATGTTGATACGAAGCTTACAATTTTTAACTGCATCTGTACTGCTAGTAGCTTTAGCAGGATGTGGAGAAGGTGAGGTTGTAAAAGATGCCTCGCAATATACTAGTAAAATAAAAGAAATCAATATTCCTGACGATGTGAAAATTATTGGATTTGGGGAAGCCACACATGGCAATATCGAATTTCAAACGTTAAAAAAAGATTTGTTTGAGACGATGATTAAAAATGAAAATGTCCATGTCTTTGTCTTAGAAGGAGATTTTGGTGGAGCCCAGCAGATTAATCAATTTATCACAAAGGGTGCTGGAACAGCAGAGGAAGCTATAAAAGCGTTAGACTATGGCATCTACAAAACTGAACAAATGGTAGAGTTTGTGCAATGGATGCATGACTATAATCAGACAGTCGATGAACAAGATAAAATTTATTTTTATGGCAATGATATGCAACGCTATGATTACAGCAAAAAAGGGTTGCTTGATTATTACGCCAAGGTACATGCTGACAATGCGCAGAAATTCACGACTGAGCTAGAGCATATTTCCAATAAAACGATGAGAGATTTATCAAATAGTCAGCTAAAAGAGCTGGATAGAACGATTGATACAATAATTAACGATTTACAATCAAACAAAGCGATATATGAGAAAAAATCATCAAAGGATGACTTCTCCTTTGCTGCACAATACGCACAAATTATGAAACAGCGTACACAATTATTTTTAAATGATGGTAACTACATGAATTTACGGGATCAATATTTAGCTGAAAATTTACGATGGATTGTTGAGTACGAAGCAACACAAGGTCACAATAAAGTATTAATGTCTGCTCATAATGGTCATATTGAGAAAACTTCTGCTTCGATGGCAGGCTATCAATCAATGGGACAATATTTAAACGAGCATTTTAAAGATCAATATTTTGCAATTGGCACAGACTTTGTGAAAAATACATTCCAAGCACAAAATGGGTCTGGTGAACGAAAGGAATACACGATTGAGCATCATAATGCTTTAGTGGATGCCTTTAGTGACATCGATAGCAACATCTTTTATGTGGATTTTGAAGCTGCCAAACAATCGAAGGAGCTGGCGAATATTCTTTCCAAAAAGCAAAGAATGGGCAATATTGGGGATGATTTTCGTCCATGGTATAAGCTGACACAAATGCTGTATACCATTAAAATGACGCCTGAGGAAGCTTATGATGGTCTCATTGTTGTGCAGGAAGCAACACCAACAAAAATAATTGATTGA